From a single Alkalihalophilus pseudofirmus genomic region:
- the phnC gene encoding phosphonate ABC transporter ATP-binding protein, translating into MLEISNLSVRYPKAKENALDQISLTMNKGEFICILGRSGAGKSTFIRCINRLIRPTSGSIRFDGRELVGLREKEMREIRAEMVMIFQHFNLIPRMSVYQNTLTGSFGGRPAYKNLLGLFKASEKAQADQALREVELDRFRDKRVEALSGGQKQRVGIARALMQKPSIILGDEPVASLDPTTSERIFNLLRQIHDERGLLTIINVHDVELAKKYATRIIGFKEGTLIFDNKPEALTNDVFAKIYK; encoded by the coding sequence ATGCTAGAGATCTCAAATTTATCAGTCAGGTATCCAAAAGCGAAGGAAAACGCATTAGATCAAATAAGCCTTACGATGAATAAGGGAGAGTTTATTTGTATTCTAGGACGGAGCGGAGCAGGTAAGTCGACCTTTATTCGTTGTATTAACCGGCTTATTCGACCTACTTCAGGTTCGATACGTTTTGATGGGAGAGAGCTCGTTGGTCTTCGTGAAAAAGAAATGCGTGAAATTCGGGCAGAAATGGTCATGATTTTTCAGCATTTTAATCTTATTCCTCGGATGTCTGTATATCAAAATACATTAACTGGCTCATTTGGGGGGCGTCCTGCTTATAAAAACCTGCTAGGACTTTTCAAAGCTTCTGAAAAAGCACAGGCTGATCAAGCATTAAGAGAAGTTGAGCTGGATCGTTTTAGGGATAAGCGTGTCGAGGCCCTAAGCGGCGGGCAGAAGCAGCGAGTAGGTATTGCAAGGGCCCTGATGCAAAAGCCTAGTATCATTTTAGGAGATGAGCCGGTAGCCAGTCTAGATCCTACGACTTCTGAGCGGATTTTTAACTTGCTAAGGCAAATTCATGATGAGAGAGGTCTTTTGACTATCATTAATGTGCATGATGTTGAGCTTGCCAAAAAGTATGCTACACGGATTATCGGCTTTAAAGAAGGGACATTAATCTTTGATAACAAGCCCGAAGCGCTTACGAATGATGTGTTTGCTAAGATTTATAAATAA
- the selD gene encoding selenide, water dikinase SelD produces the protein MDKRENIRLTTFSTKAGUGCKIGPEDLTQVLRHLPKQTDDPNLLVGLETSDDAGAYRLTDDLAMIQTVDYFTPVVDDPYMFGQIAAANALSDVYAMGAKPTTVLNIVGFPIKKLPPEMLADILRGAADKVKEAGAVIVGGHSIDDQEPKFGLSVTGLAHPDRIFKNVGAKPGDVLVLTKPIGVGILTTGIKREAVTKEQEEAVTRTMAALNKEAAEALEGLNPHAVTDVTGFGLLGHSLEMAKGSEVSFEIQASSVPMLEGTKELARQGIVPGGSKANERWIAPDVEYQSSITEVEKSILCDAITSGGLLVSLTEEEAQQYVEDMHKRGLTASIIGRVGEKSDYPLYVQS, from the coding sequence ATGGACAAAAGAGAGAACATCCGTTTAACTACTTTCTCGACAAAAGCTGGTTGAGGATGCAAAATTGGTCCTGAAGACCTGACGCAAGTTTTGCGTCACTTACCTAAACAAACAGATGATCCAAATTTATTAGTTGGACTAGAAACTTCAGATGATGCAGGAGCCTATCGTTTAACAGACGATCTTGCAATGATTCAAACAGTGGATTACTTTACTCCTGTCGTTGATGATCCATATATGTTCGGTCAAATTGCAGCAGCCAACGCATTAAGCGATGTATATGCGATGGGTGCCAAACCTACAACAGTATTGAATATTGTTGGGTTTCCAATTAAAAAACTTCCACCTGAAATGCTTGCGGATATTCTCAGAGGAGCAGCAGATAAAGTGAAAGAAGCCGGCGCAGTAATAGTTGGCGGACATTCTATCGATGACCAAGAGCCGAAATTTGGTTTATCTGTTACTGGTCTTGCGCACCCTGACCGCATTTTCAAAAATGTCGGAGCAAAGCCTGGTGATGTTCTCGTTTTAACAAAGCCGATTGGCGTAGGCATTTTAACGACCGGCATTAAGCGCGAAGCTGTCACTAAAGAGCAAGAAGAAGCGGTGACTCGCACAATGGCTGCTCTTAATAAAGAAGCTGCAGAAGCTCTTGAAGGATTAAACCCTCATGCGGTTACTGATGTGACGGGCTTTGGTTTATTAGGCCACAGCCTGGAAATGGCTAAGGGCAGTGAAGTGAGCTTTGAAATTCAAGCATCAAGTGTACCTATGTTAGAGGGTACAAAAGAATTGGCTCGGCAAGGAATAGTTCCTGGCGGCTCAAAAGCGAATGAGCGCTGGATCGCTCCTGATGTGGAGTATCAATCCTCCATCACAGAAGTTGAAAAAAGCATCTTATGTGATGCGATTACTTCTGGCGGTCTTCTTGTAAGTTTAACCGAAGAAGAAGCACAGCAGTATGTAGAAGACATGCATAAAAGAGGACTCACGGCTTCTATTATTGGCCGCGTGGGTGAAAAATCAGATTATCCTCTTTACGTTCAATCATAA
- the phnD gene encoding phosphate/phosphite/phosphonate ABC transporter substrate-binding protein, giving the protein MKKWLLSIGLALTLSACGSGEDAPSTDEADTSSGGETSDEVFEVAVIPSQSTGEMETGLSNLESHLTDALGREVEVNQYPNYNAVVEALNYNHIDLAFLGPLTYLIAHEQSGAQAIITQEIDGEPYYYSYIITHSDSKWETLEDMLADREEVNFAFASNSSTSGHLIPGLELRNRGHYEDDLNNDFAQVQFAGSHDIVTTLVQDQSVQAGAVDSAILEALMKDDEANGGTLREDIKVIWQSDKLYQYPWVVPSEMTEEEIEDIRAAFYEITDEEILRIFGGASSFVEADDTQYADVLEAAREFDMLKLEE; this is encoded by the coding sequence ATGAAAAAGTGGCTTTTATCAATTGGACTAGCTCTTACCCTATCTGCTTGCGGCTCGGGAGAAGATGCACCATCTACAGATGAGGCGGATACATCTTCTGGAGGCGAAACTTCAGATGAGGTGTTTGAAGTGGCGGTTATTCCGTCTCAGTCTACAGGCGAAATGGAAACAGGACTTTCTAATTTAGAATCACATTTAACGGATGCGCTCGGCCGTGAAGTAGAAGTGAATCAATATCCTAATTATAATGCGGTAGTTGAAGCATTAAATTACAATCACATTGACCTTGCATTTCTTGGGCCTTTAACGTATTTAATTGCCCACGAACAAAGCGGAGCGCAGGCAATCATTACTCAAGAAATTGACGGGGAACCTTATTACTATTCCTATATCATTACACATTCTGATTCAAAATGGGAAACTCTTGAAGATATGCTTGCCGACCGTGAAGAAGTTAATTTTGCCTTTGCGAGCAACTCTTCGACATCCGGTCATCTAATTCCAGGACTTGAATTACGTAATCGCGGTCATTATGAAGATGATTTGAATAATGATTTTGCTCAAGTACAATTTGCAGGTTCGCATGACATTGTAACAACTCTTGTTCAAGATCAGTCGGTACAAGCAGGAGCGGTTGACAGTGCAATTTTAGAAGCATTAATGAAAGATGATGAAGCGAATGGCGGGACATTGCGTGAGGATATTAAAGTAATCTGGCAGTCAGATAAGTTATATCAGTACCCTTGGGTCGTTCCAAGTGAGATGACAGAAGAAGAAATTGAAGACATTCGGGCGGCATTTTATGAAATTACTGATGAAGAGATCTTACGCATCTTTGGCGGTGCATCTTCATTTGTAGAGGCCGATGATACTCAATATGCCGATGTACTTGAGGCTGCTCGTGAATTTGACATGCTTAAGCTAGAAGAATAG
- the phnE gene encoding phosphonate ABC transporter, permease protein PhnE: protein MVWFRRRYLFYLLLIIAATWWSMNMTGFEWRKLAQIPNIFEMISNRFFPVEWSLFPRMARESLVTLAMAFLGTFFALIVAVPLSFLAARNTSGSRVIYGSVRSFLSGLRSIPEIVFGLIFVTAFGLGPFAAVLAIILHNIGVLGKLISELIEAADDGPQEAMKSVGATRWVGHLFSIIPQIWPNILSHYFYRFEVAIRTSLILGFIGGGGIGQQLFNHFQSFYYTAVALDIICIMILVIFVDVIGGRIRARVI from the coding sequence ATGGTCTGGTTCAGACGTAGATACCTCTTTTATTTGCTGCTGATTATAGCAGCAACTTGGTGGAGTATGAATATGACGGGATTTGAGTGGAGAAAATTAGCTCAAATCCCGAATATTTTTGAAATGATAAGCAATCGCTTCTTTCCAGTTGAGTGGTCATTGTTCCCCCGCATGGCAAGGGAAAGCTTAGTTACGCTTGCTATGGCATTTTTAGGGACTTTTTTTGCATTAATCGTAGCCGTGCCTTTAAGTTTTTTAGCAGCAAGAAATACGAGCGGCTCTAGAGTCATATATGGCTCTGTCAGATCGTTCTTAAGCGGCCTGCGGTCCATTCCTGAGATTGTGTTCGGTTTAATTTTTGTCACGGCATTTGGGCTTGGACCTTTTGCAGCTGTGCTTGCGATTATTCTGCATAATATCGGGGTGCTTGGCAAACTGATTTCTGAATTAATTGAAGCAGCAGATGACGGGCCTCAAGAAGCGATGAAATCTGTTGGCGCGACTAGGTGGGTAGGCCATCTTTTTTCGATCATTCCGCAGATTTGGCCAAATATCTTATCTCATTATTTTTATCGGTTTGAAGTGGCGATCAGAACGTCGCTAATTTTAGGTTTTATTGGAGGCGGCGGAATCGGGCAGCAATTATTTAATCACTTTCAAAGCTTTTATTATACAGCCGTTGCCCTAGACATCATTTGTATTATGATATTAGTCATATTCGTTGATGTTATTGGCGGGCGAATCAGAGCTAGAGTTATTTAG